Proteins encoded by one window of Dialister pneumosintes:
- a CDS encoding nicotinate-nucleotide--dimethylbenzimidazole phosphoribosyltransferase, producing the protein MRLLDVTLQRITESYQIIEDDVHSRWKNLYLGMSELGSLESLVVKYARAIGEPYPLLPKKVLFILSTAHGVVNKLDNDETYEIKNRREFYSYVKRLGLSSQTTIELIKNSDVKICPEEFQLGVTADFTEGAAMNEETAVSAIEFGIKIAESWIDKGYQLLLLGNISKGATFVATTFLAGLYQIPATAIYDIKRNHHCMGIYQNIDLIQQALDVNQVTMHNGIDALCKVGGKDIGILAGIILGAASRHAAVIVDGISGIAATALAKSLSSNSIQSVFASAPLDIKQEDSILGELCLHTPIVLNTRLEIGESALMQAKILEIGLQIYQECATKEEMGRKG; encoded by the coding sequence ATGCGATTACTTGATGTAACATTACAGCGTATTACAGAATCATATCAAATTATAGAAGATGATGTACATAGTCGATGGAAAAATTTGTATTTAGGTATGAGCGAATTAGGAAGCCTAGAATCCTTAGTTGTTAAATATGCTAGAGCAATAGGTGAGCCATACCCGCTTCTCCCGAAAAAAGTGTTATTTATTTTGTCCACAGCGCATGGTGTAGTTAATAAGTTGGATAATGATGAAACTTACGAAATAAAAAATAGGAGGGAGTTTTACTCTTATGTGAAAAGACTGGGATTATCATCACAAACTACGATAGAGTTGATAAAAAATTCTGACGTAAAGATATGCCCGGAAGAATTTCAATTAGGAGTGACAGCGGACTTTACAGAGGGGGCAGCTATGAATGAAGAAACTGCTGTTAGTGCAATCGAATTTGGAATAAAAATAGCAGAGTCTTGGATAGATAAAGGCTATCAATTGCTTCTTTTGGGAAATATAAGTAAGGGGGCAACTTTTGTTGCCACTACATTTTTAGCAGGATTATATCAAATACCGGCTACTGCTATATATGATATAAAAAGGAATCATCATTGTATGGGGATATACCAAAATATAGATCTTATACAACAAGCTTTAGATGTTAATCAAGTAACTATGCATAATGGAATAGATGCACTTTGTAAAGTAGGAGGTAAAGATATTGGTATTCTTGCAGGTATTATTTTAGGGGCGGCTTCTCGTCATGCAGCTGTTATTGTTGATGGCATTAGTGGCATCGCAGCGACTGCATTGGCAAAATCCCTTTCCTCCAATTCTATTCAATCTGTGTTTGCGTCTGCACCATTGGATATAAAACAGGAAGATTCTATTTTAGGAGAATTATGTCTTCATACACCTATTGTGCTTAATACAAGATTAGAGATAGGAGAATCTGCTTTGATGCAAGCAAAAATACTTGAAATAGGACTTCAAATTTATCAGGAATGTGCTACGAAAGAAGAGATGGGGAGGAAAGGTTGA
- the larC gene encoding nickel insertion protein, protein MKSLIVKCNNHLTLNMILGGLVNIGVPKVYLESEIAKTPWPVKLLVKSNSKVQIGTHYFDIEPIGWNEIITFSSMREFWNRLCKSTHPEFLKMGLEVIKTLENGYVSVVKNNETLESLHITIESLISLYLLFLSMQYLEIEVVFTSPVDIDKGKSLIGKLTSYILKRQGSTVGIPISPEEIHPFAAAVLESLSKDFVPVDGRFIIDATAYGSDSIENPTGENTVTLYMGYYTDKTSSVFQKYVQIFRL, encoded by the coding sequence ATGAAATCATTAATTGTTAAATGTAATAATCATCTTACTTTAAATATGATACTTGGAGGCTTAGTAAACATAGGAGTACCGAAAGTATATTTAGAATCAGAAATTGCTAAGACTCCATGGCCGGTCAAACTTCTGGTAAAATCAAACTCTAAAGTGCAAATAGGGACGCATTATTTTGATATAGAACCTATTGGATGGAATGAAATTATTACTTTTTCTTCTATGCGAGAATTTTGGAATAGATTATGTAAATCTACACATCCTGAGTTTTTGAAAATGGGTCTGGAAGTTATCAAAACTCTCGAGAATGGATATGTATCTGTAGTAAAAAATAATGAAACATTGGAGTCTTTACACATAACTATAGAAAGTTTAATTTCTTTGTATTTATTGTTTTTGAGTATGCAATACTTAGAAATTGAAGTTGTATTTACCAGTCCTGTAGATATAGATAAGGGGAAGAGTTTAATAGGAAAACTTACTTCTTACATTTTAAAAAGACAGGGGTCTACTGTTGGAATTCCTATTTCTCCGGAGGAGATACATCCTTTTGCAGCTGCTGTTCTGGAAAGTTTATCTAAAGATTTTGTCCCAGTAGATGGACGATTTATTATTGATGCAACTGCATATGGTAGTGATAGTATTGAAAATCCGACAGGTGAAAATACAGTCACATTATATATGGGATATTATACAGATAAAACTTCTTCTGTTTTCCAAAAATATGTACAAATTTTTAGATTATAA
- a CDS encoding class I SAM-dependent rRNA methyltransferase, with the protein MGVIKVITISKRAELAVKGGHPWGYGTEVEACPADIKQGDIVRVLSKKGKFIGSGFYNPQSKITVRIISTNANDVFDDSFWKRRVAYAIDYRLQVMRPCDFNNMRLIFGEADQLPGLTVDRFEDILSVQILSLGMELRKKSIINSLIEVLRERKLSVSCVYERNDVKIRELEGISLYKGFFKSPLLKEKEQKTIAHIVENGITYNVDVENGQKTGFFLDQKFNRLAVGQIAKGKHVLDCFTHTGAFALNAAKGGAASVTAVDISEEAVTMTQHNAVQNTYKIDVVKADVFDYLVTLDKTHNHFFDYIILDPPAFSKSRQTIHEAFRGYKEINYRAMKVLPRGGYLATCSCSHFMSEELFIKMLKEAARDAGVTLKQIAARQQAPDHPIIMTIPETYYLKFFLFQIV; encoded by the coding sequence ATGGGAGTAATAAAAGTTATTACAATTAGCAAGCGAGCAGAGTTGGCAGTAAAAGGTGGACATCCTTGGGGTTATGGAACAGAAGTGGAAGCATGTCCTGCTGATATCAAGCAGGGAGATATTGTACGAGTTCTTTCTAAAAAAGGAAAATTTATAGGAAGTGGATTTTATAATCCACAATCAAAAATAACGGTTCGTATTATTTCAACAAATGCGAATGATGTATTTGATGATAGTTTCTGGAAACGTCGTGTCGCTTATGCTATTGATTATCGCTTACAGGTGATGAGACCTTGCGATTTCAATAATATGAGATTGATTTTTGGAGAAGCAGACCAACTTCCCGGGCTTACGGTTGATCGATTTGAAGATATTTTGTCGGTACAAATACTTTCTTTAGGAATGGAACTAAGAAAGAAAAGCATTATAAATAGTCTTATTGAGGTATTAAGAGAACGAAAATTGTCTGTTTCCTGCGTATACGAAAGAAATGATGTGAAAATTCGTGAATTGGAAGGAATTTCACTATACAAGGGATTTTTTAAATCTCCTTTGTTAAAGGAAAAAGAACAGAAAACAATAGCTCATATTGTTGAAAATGGTATAACTTATAATGTGGATGTGGAAAATGGTCAAAAGACAGGTTTTTTTCTGGATCAAAAATTTAACCGATTGGCAGTAGGACAAATTGCAAAAGGAAAGCATGTATTAGATTGTTTTACGCATACAGGTGCTTTTGCTTTAAATGCAGCCAAAGGTGGGGCAGCTTCTGTTACAGCGGTGGATATATCTGAGGAAGCGGTTACAATGACTCAACATAATGCAGTGCAAAATACTTATAAGATTGATGTTGTTAAAGCAGATGTTTTCGATTATTTGGTAACATTGGACAAAACACATAATCATTTTTTTGATTATATTATTTTGGATCCTCCTGCTTTTAGTAAATCCCGTCAAACTATACATGAAGCTTTTCGGGGGTATAAAGAAATTAATTATAGAGCAATGAAAGTATTACCTAGGGGTGGATATTTGGCTACTTGTTCTTGTTCGCATTTTATGAGCGAAGAATTATTTATAAAGATGCTTAAAGAAGCTGCACGAGATGCAGGTGTTACATTAAAACAAATAGCAGCAAGGCAACAGGCACCGGATCATCCTATTATAATGACTATACCGGAAACTTATTATCTTAAATTCTTTTTATTTCAAATTGTATAA
- a CDS encoding DUF2939 domain-containing protein yields the protein MSIKKRWSIAIISIFIFISSGYYFYWINTPMYAAGEIQRAIQTNDYELLLKHVDLEKVYTAALDDSIEVLLSEDTPDNKAIINIIKQLKKPLVKELTKQTESYFYHNKKTNALFEQPINTLTSYIGLTTLSITNFISVEEQDEYAILTIKLHDKNLNHDFNWKVKMEKDVNGTWCVVRILNLKEYIIERKTLLIKEYTE from the coding sequence ATGTCTATAAAAAAAAGATGGAGCATTGCCATTATAAGTATATTTATATTTATTTCATCCGGCTACTATTTCTATTGGATAAACACACCAATGTATGCTGCCGGTGAAATTCAACGTGCAATACAAACTAATGATTATGAACTGCTCCTTAAACATGTAGATTTAGAAAAAGTGTATACAGCAGCTCTTGATGATTCTATAGAAGTTTTATTATCAGAGGATACCCCTGATAACAAAGCAATTATCAATATTATAAAACAACTAAAAAAACCTTTAGTAAAAGAGTTAACAAAACAAACAGAATCTTATTTTTACCATAATAAAAAAACGAATGCTTTATTTGAACAACCAATTAACACGCTGACATCTTATATTGGTCTGACCACTTTATCAATAACAAATTTCATTTCCGTTGAAGAGCAAGATGAATATGCTATACTTACAATTAAACTGCATGATAAAAATTTAAATCATGATTTTAATTGGAAAGTAAAAATGGAAAAAGATGTCAATGGTACTTGGTGTGTAGTAAGAATTTTAAACTTAAAAGAATATATTATCGAAAGAAAAACTCTACTCATAAAAGAGTATACAGAATAA
- a CDS encoding nicotinate-nucleotide--dimethylbenzimidazole phosphoribosyltransferase, whose translation MQGMKLSRFFLGNNSSEGLISVSEQLSKLFKGKNANELRKAVVIFCGDTAVDGVNQTQGKLSYKEAVVVSQGYAPINAVARHINAPVYIIDVGLQQDVQTVSGILSQKVIHGTHQGYPAMDKEVTGHAIAVGVSVGRSLVKDGVQAVGLGHIGERAMLSALSVTMTILHEELEQASKQNGYQLQLKDVGDFRVDPIGVLAAVGSSEIAALFGLITELARNKVAIVFDDAVTGSAVLSAVNVYPNVRECVFPSLNYEEPIHKMQMKALHMEPCLHYPITGGAGIGAAIGLILLEQAMLLIDKEEVEK comes from the coding sequence ATGCAAGGGATGAAGTTATCTCGTTTCTTTTTGGGAAATAACAGCTCGGAAGGGCTTATTTCAGTATCCGAACAATTGTCAAAACTTTTCAAAGGGAAAAATGCTAATGAATTAAGAAAGGCAGTCGTTATATTTTGTGGTGACACCGCAGTAGATGGGGTTAATCAAACACAGGGGAAACTAAGTTATAAAGAAGCGGTGGTAGTATCTCAAGGATATGCGCCGATTAATGCAGTAGCAAGGCATATAAATGCACCTGTATATATTATTGATGTAGGGTTGCAACAGGATGTACAAACTGTTTCTGGGATATTAAGTCAGAAAGTTATTCATGGAACACATCAAGGATATCCGGCTATGGATAAAGAAGTTACCGGTCATGCGATTGCGGTAGGGGTATCTGTTGGTCGTTCTTTAGTAAAGGATGGGGTACAAGCTGTTGGATTAGGACATATAGGAGAGAGAGCTATGTTATCGGCACTTTCAGTAACGATGACGATTCTTCATGAGGAATTAGAACAAGCATCCAAACAAAATGGATATCAGCTACAGCTTAAGGATGTTGGTGATTTCCGTGTAGATCCTATAGGGGTATTAGCGGCTGTCGGGTCATCAGAAATTGCGGCCCTTTTTGGGTTAATTACTGAATTAGCAAGAAATAAGGTTGCCATAGTTTTTGATGATGCAGTTACCGGTAGTGCTGTTTTATCAGCAGTGAATGTATACCCGAACGTGCGAGAATGTGTTTTTCCATCTCTTAATTACGAGGAACCGATTCATAAGATGCAAATGAAAGCATTACATATGGAGCCTTGTTTACATTATCCTATCACCGGTGGAGCAGGTATTGGAGCAGCGATTGGGCTTATTTTATTAGAACAGGCGATGCTTCTTATCGATAAAGAGGAAGTTGAAAAATGA